In one Bacillus rossius redtenbacheri isolate Brsri chromosome 11, Brsri_v3, whole genome shotgun sequence genomic region, the following are encoded:
- the LOC134536573 gene encoding uncharacterized protein LOC134536573, translating into MPRKYKPIVGGGYKKHSPDHIKNALSDIESGISLRKAAEKHGIHYSVLYRHVKRGPDIKHQGGQTALSFEEENLFVDRLKICSEWGYPIDSTTLRLLVKDFLDSRGKEVKRFKNNLPGRDFVVSFIRRHKDQLAVRMCQNIKRSRAGVTPETINSYFDELSNEIENVPPSNIINYDETNLTDDPGKRKIITRRGTKYPERIMNSSKASTSVMFAAAADGTILPPYVVYKALHLYQTWTEGGPKHARYNRTKSGWFDSFCFEDWVLTVAIPYLKKLDGKKFLIGDNLSSHLSLESVKLCQDNDIRFIFLPANSTHLTQPLDVAFFRPLKTTWRQILEEWKKGPGRNEATVPKDKFPLLLKKLCVSLKEKNVIAGFRKCGIVPLNRNNVLSMLPGTGIDQNQAMINLEESTNAVDKIFKELLQSLRQDQTPKPKKKRTKVKVQPGRSVTVDDFEEVDGENVTLHTSLHSDPSPCTSKQAKPMKINAKKNRKFLDSSSEDDCAYSVQDSDDDLILISSNSSDQDENTGISISQGDYMVVKIYGKTKTSFRYYVCKVSYLMDNGFVGTFLKRVPQTKKFTMTEEESFVSKNDVFRKLSSPVLNSGARFKDMLCFEDDLTDLTVY; encoded by the coding sequence ATGCCACGGAAGTACAAACCCATTGTCGGAGGCGGTTACAAAAAACACAGCCCTGATCATATAAAAAATGCCCTCTCTGACATTGAATCTGGCATTAGCCTGCGGAAAGCAGCTGAAAAACATGGGATTCATTATAGTGTACTATACAGACACGTAAAAAGAGGCCCCGACATTAAACATCAGGGTGGACAAACTGCCTTGTCTTTTGAAGAAGAGAATTTGTTTGTAGATAGATTGAAAATATGCAGCGAATGGGGCTATCCTATCGACTCTACAACCTTAAGACTACTAGTAAAGGACTTTCTGGATAGTAGGGGGAAGGAAGTAAAAAGATTTAAGAATAATCTTCCCGGTCGTGATTTTGTGGTATCATTTATAAGACGACACAAAGATCAATTGGCAGTGCGAATGTGCCAAAACATTAAACGCTCCAGAGCCGGTGTAACACCAGAAACCATCAACAGTTACTTTGATGAATTGTCAAATGAAATAGAGAATGTGCCACCATCTAACATAATAAATTATGACGAGACGAACCTTACGGACGATCCAGGAAAACGAAAGATAATCACACGGAGGGGAActaaatatcctgaaaggatCATGAACTCATCAAAGGCATCAACTTCTGTGATGTTTGCTGCCGCTGCAGATGGCACTATACTACCCCCTTATGTTGTGTATAAGGCTTTGCATTTATATCAAACCTGGACTGAAGGTGGGCCAAAACATGCAAGATATAATCGGACGAAATCTGGCTGGTTCGATTCGTTCTGCTTCGAGGACTGGGTCCTTACAGTTGCTATCCCATATTTGAAAAAGCTAGACGGGAAGAAATTTCTCATTGGAGACAATTTATCTTCGCATCTGTCATTAGAATCGGTTAAGCTGTGTCAAGATAATGACATAAGATTTATATTTCTACCAGCAAATTCAACACACTTAACACAGCCGCTGGACGTGGCATTTTTTCGGCCTCTTAAAACTACTTGGCGCCAAATATTAGAGGAATGGAAGAAAGGCCCAGGAAGAAATGAGGCAACAGTTCCTAAGGATAAATTTCCTCTGCTTTTGAAAAAGTTGTGTGTCtccttgaaggaaaaaaatgttattgcaggtTTCAGGAAATGCGGGATCGTGCCCTTAAACCGCAATAATGTGTTGTCAATGCTCCCAGGTACTGGAATAGACCAAAACCAGGCTATGATAAACCTTGAAGAATCCACTAATGCTGTTGACAAGATCTTTAAGGAACTCCTTCAAAGTCTTAGGCAAGACCAGACTCCTAAACCAAAGAAAAAAAGGACAAAAGTAAAGGTCCAGCCCGGCAGAAGTGTTACCGTTGATGACTTTGAGGAAGTGGATGGGGAGAATGTAACCCTCCATACTTCACTTCACAGTGACCCAAGCCCTTGTACATCGAAACAGGCCAAGCCAATGAAAATAAATGCcaagaaaaacagaaaatttctTGATTCATCATCAGAGGATGATTGTGCCTACTCAGTGCAGGACAGCGATGATGACCTAATTTTGATATCTTCAAATTCTTCTGATCAAGATGAAAACACTGGTATCTCCATAAGCCAAGGTGATTACATGGTGGTCAaaatatatggaaaaacaaaaacatcGTTTAGATATTATGTCTGTAAAGTTAGTTACCTTATGGACAATGGTTTTGTTGGGACATTTTTAAAAAGAGTTCCACAAACCAAAAAGTTCACAATGACTGAAGAAGAATCTTTTGTTTCGAAAAACGATGTTTTCCGAAAACTGTCGTCACCAGTTCTCAATTCAGGTGCTCGTTTTAAAGACATGCTATGTTTTGAGGATGACCTGACTGATTTAACAGTTTATTAA
- the LOC134536574 gene encoding uncharacterized protein LOC134536574, translated as MDNSIIFNSPELEKRSTLSSSSPNFQRSSILTPCRRVGLPRKSDFSVPFSPVCALNDVPLTSNDETFRFLELHTVVDDDVKKCDEIDTTGSSACKHSRNLEEKADPKDCPVNSKKFKLMTSSYKNLAVTAFGNFPKVNNECDSDVKSCSFGTNEGEGPEHNENFLINPQNTDKYFDDITFVQQGISMEFTINIMQNKLDDVENMIRKKENILSDLEQKYKNKQWLTAELREETGRWLAGGRAAAGELLARHKDADGSVTMARLLGGLGVPPRLLRYDPELDEFQ; from the exons ATGGATAATTCAATAATATTCAACTCTCCGGAACTAGAAAAACGGTCAACTTTAAGTTCCAGCTCACCGAATTTTCAACGCAGCAGTATACTGACTCCATGTCGGCGCGTCGGATTGCCAAGGAAGTCTGATTTTTCAGTTCCTTTTTCGCCAGTCTGTGCTCTCAATGATGTGCCACTTACCAGTAATGATGAAACATTCCGTTTCTTGGAATTGCACACCGTTGTGGATGATGATGTTAAGAAGTGTGATGAAATTGATACTACAGGCAGCAGTGCTTGCAAACACAGCCGAAATTTGGAAGAAAAAGCAGATCCCAAGGACTGTCCAGTAAATTCTAAGAAATTTAAACTGATGACAAGCAGTTACAAAAATTTGGCAGTTACTGCTTTCGGGAATTTCCCAAAAGTGAATAATGAATGTGACTCAGATGTAAAGTCCTGCTCATTTGGCACTAATGAGGGTGAAGGACCAGAGCACAATGAAAATTTCTTGATAAATCCTCAAAATACTGATAAATATTTTGACGATATTACATTTGTACAGCAAGGTATTTCAATGGAATTCACCATTAATATCATGCAGAACAAGTTGGATGATGTTGAGAATATGATTAGGAAGAAAGAAAACATACTTTCTGACTTagaacaaaagtataaaaataaacag TGGCTGACGGCGGAGCTGAGGGAGGAGACGGGGCGCTGGCTGGCGGGCGGGCGAGCCGCGGCCGGGGAGCTGCTGGCCCGCCACAAGGACGCGGACGGCTCTGTGACGATGGCACGGCTGCTGGGCGGGCTGGGCGTGCCCCCGCGCCTGCTGCGCTACGACCCCGAGCTCGACGAGTTCCAGTGA